In Daphnia pulex isolate KAP4 chromosome 7, ASM2113471v1, one genomic interval encodes:
- the LOC124197711 gene encoding uncharacterized protein LOC124197711: MVHLLLCSMEVYLSAISEDDNFYFVCLELLKNDLEEKLKLRFEKVEDVPSKALTITYLDPRFKKAYFKRSGSAVENSLDRELRRVKSLRITRENLPKNVPSQISLSPASIFKNLHKETVRKTNEQRRGGENSTVNNILIIKEYNDWPLLDGVDPLQWWKNRQKGGVMLPVVQIVKRYFCIPAISVPSEQIFSKAGLIISKQRNALKPENADMLIFLNKNA, encoded by the exons ATGgttcaccttcttctttgcAGCATGGAAGTTTATTTATCCGCCATTTCAGAGGATGACAACTTTTACTTTGTTTGTCTGGAACTATTGAAAAACGACTTGGAGGAAAAGTTAAAGCTTCGTTTTGAGAAGGTTGAAGACGTGCCATCGAAAGCACTCACAATAACATATCTCGATcctag ATTCAAAAAGGCGTATTTCAAAAGAAGCGGTTCTGCAGTGGAGAATTCCCTTGATAGAGAGCTGAGAAGGGTTAAGTCTTTGAGAATCACTCGAGAAAATCTCCCCAAAAATGTGCCCAGCCAAATTTCACTCAGTCCTGcctctattttcaaaaatctccACAAAGAAACTGTGAGGAAAACCAACGAACAGAGAAGAGGTGGCGAAAACAGCACAGTCAATAACATCCTTATCATCAAAGAATACAACGATTGGCCTCTTTTGGATGGCGTTGATCCGCTTCAATGGTGGAAAAACAGACAGAAAGGTGGTGTAATGCTCCCTGTGGTTCAAATTGTAAAGAGATATTTCTGTATTCCTGCTATATCCGTTCCATCGgaacaaattttttccaaagctggacttattatttcaaaacaacGCAATGCTTTGAAACCAGAAAATGCTGATATGCTCatctttttgaacaaaaacgcttaa